The Syntrophorhabdus sp. genome contains a region encoding:
- a CDS encoding helix-turn-helix transcriptional regulator, whose translation MSSEKDDKLTTLGERLRHIRKQLRFNQQQLADYVGLKSATAISLYENNKREPEYVVLDTLYILANVNLTWLISGVGPVFCNSSGKENEKGTVSEKPEEYQTTVPNSMKKVHDAFMEVMLSNDEGTKLALTQNIFTFQRTVRSELKVSKLESDIEDIKRALKSRDTDFKTQESPGESRQPGEKHRVGGE comes from the coding sequence ATGTCAAGCGAAAAAGATGACAAATTGACAACTTTAGGGGAAAGGCTCCGACATATACGGAAACAATTGAGATTCAATCAACAGCAATTAGCAGATTATGTGGGTCTAAAGAGTGCGACCGCTATAAGCCTGTACGAGAATAACAAACGCGAACCCGAGTATGTTGTATTGGATACACTTTACATATTGGCAAATGTTAATTTGACCTGGTTAATAAGTGGTGTTGGTCCTGTCTTCTGTAATTCCTCCGGTAAAGAAAATGAAAAAGGCACAGTATCAGAGAAGCCAGAGGAATATCAAACAACTGTCCCCAATAGCATGAAAAAGGTGCATGATGCCTTTATGGAGGTAATGCTATCCAACGACGAAGGCACTAAACTGGCACTGACGCAGAATATATTCACCTTTCAAAGGACGGTTCGTAGCGAGCTAAAGGTATCTAAATTAGAATCGGATATTGAGGACATAAAAAGGGCATTAAAATCGAGGGATACGGACTTTAAGACCCAGGAATCACCAGGGGAGAGTCGACAACCAGGGGAAAAGCATCGTGTGGGCGGGGAATAA
- a CDS encoding helix-turn-helix domain-containing protein: MNMINNAKLEKLKKEDKPQYIRVLLAINGYRTQAAFADTLGVTPELISQVIHRKVTSRPVQLAIADACGVPYEDLWDRKPRRRAA, translated from the coding sequence ATGAACATGATTAACAACGCTAAGCTCGAAAAGCTAAAAAAAGAGGACAAACCCCAGTACATTCGTGTCTTGCTCGCCATCAACGGATATCGGACCCAGGCCGCCTTTGCGGACACCCTTGGTGTTACCCCAGAGTTGATCTCCCAGGTAATCCATCGGAAAGTCACGTCAAGACCAGTACAGCTGGCCATCGCCGACGCATGCGGGGTCCCGTATGAGGACCTCTGGGACAGGAAACCTCGCAGAAGGGCGGCATAG